One region of Trichosurus vulpecula isolate mTriVul1 chromosome 1, mTriVul1.pri, whole genome shotgun sequence genomic DNA includes:
- the FAM217A gene encoding protein FAM217A: MSIYGDAAPCTSPPCPLRMAEPGVCSQAFLVHLEGAGVQAGGGAAEDIGDGAWAQGAVGHPLPAFVPRGGLEGPPLFLSLRQPPAQGHPLSQPRESLSTRPEPGTKLGGGMTVFGAAQSEAYTLLLWNLPHWNLESDVFTPESKNLPPGRESAAGGKLKKSHLEIPVEQLIELSLSENSQKKSLNNSKPGMFQFWSYPHNDAITVENRDFQKSSLETGFNVNNNPLRLFTLNHSLTSASFDKQAGSYPGLQQQMPLSLCWPYADGDFCKDRSEPQSNSYSAIESNNGETLSPSSWNMKCGNSSIEENLTDESDLSENEKVNDTLLTYFKKMDLNLKPEVIEDFEESFLEQPSEVFSYPDFLPPPFNTLDLHKLAFSKSENWKVALDPIESSIEQLIGRLLEMERIQHLTIQKERPKIPINCSTQVITERPSSSKGSSKQKPSRYPESLLLQTTCVDKSREKRKNNSNSCKLEQNTSKCSWDNAGKYKWNSRPPSIRSSSTTKQIIATYDDFKMSKGSSLSPCQEVLSRPTSSHSIAQTTHPLVKMVSTRCLQPKAPISVSSLSLCLPEAQESKPSRSKKKLYRKNIAVNRPLHVQKRHCLSPSFTAKCEKCSHIDQK; the protein is encoded by the exons ATGTCCATCTATGGCGACGCGGCCCCGTGCACCTCCCCGCCGTGCCCCCTCAGGATGGCCGAGCCGGGCGTTTGTTCCCAGGCCTTCCTAGTGCACCTGGAGGGGGCCGGCGTCCAGGCTGGCGGAGGAGCAGCCGAGGACATCGGGGACGGCGCATGGGCCCAGGGCGCCGTGGG ccATCCCCTTCCGGCCTTCGTGCCCCGCGGGGGCCTAGAGGGGCCTCCATTATTCCTGTCTCTGAGGCAGCCTCCTGCCCAAGGGCACCCACTTAGCCAGCCCCGGGAGTCACTGTCCACAAGGCCCGAACCAGGGACGAAGCTAGGCGGCGGGATGACCGTCTTTGGTGCT GCACAGAGTGAAGCCTATACTTTACTTTTATGG AATTTACCTCACtggaatttggaatcagatgTCTTCACTCCTGAAAGTAAAAACCTCCCACCTGGAAGGGAGAGTGCAGCAGGTG GTAAGCTGAAAAAG AGTCATTTGGAAATTCCAGTAGAACAACTAATAGAACTTAGTTTGTCAGAGAACTCACAGAAAAAATCACTG AACAATAGCAAACCAGGGATGTTTCAATTCTGGAGCTACCCTCATAATGATGCAATAACTGTGGAGAATAG ggatttcCAAAAATCTTCATTGGAAACTGGCTTTAATGTAAATAATAATCCTTTAAGGCTCTTCACTCTGAACCACTCACTAACGAGTGCTTCATTTGATAAACAAGCTGGTTCTTACCCTGGATTGCAACAACAGATGCCATTAAGTCTCTGCTGGCCATATGCTGATGGAGACTTTTGTAAAGATAGAAGTGAGCCTCAGAGTAACTCATATTCAGCTATAGAAAGCAACAATGGTGAAACTTTATCTCCTTCAAGTTGGAATATGAAATGTGGGAACAGCAGTATTGAAGAAAATCTTACTGATGAAAGTGATTTatcagaaaatgaaaaagtaaatgatACATTACtcacttactttaaaaaaatggactTGAACTTAAAGCCAGAAGTAATAGAAGACTTTGAAGAATCTTTCTTGGAACAGCCAAGCGAAGTATTTTCATATCCTGATTTTCTCCCTCCACCTTTTAATACTCTTGACTTGCACAAACTGGCCTTCTCAAAATCTGAAAATTGGAAAGTGGCATTAGATCCTATAGAAAGCTCCATTGAGCAGTTGATAGGTCGGTTATTGGAGATGGAAAGAATACAACATCTGACTATACAAAAGGAAAGGCCAAAGATACCAATCAACTGCTCGACTCAAGTCATTACTGAACGGCCCAGTTCGTCCAAAGGCTCATCCAAACAGAAGCCATCAAGATATCCTGAATCTCTGCTCCTTCAGACAACGTGTGTAgataaaagtagagaaaaaagaaaaaacaactctaATTCTTGCAAACTTGAGCAGAATACTTCAAAATGCAGTTGGGATAATGCTGGTAAATATAAGTGGAATTCCAGACCACCATCTATCAGAAGCTCTTCTACCACAAAACAAATCATTGCTACTTATGACGACTTTAAAATGTCCAAAGGTTCCTCTTTAAGTCCATGCCAAGAAGTTTTATCCAGACCTACTTCAAGCCATTCCATTGCTCAAACAACTCATCCATTGGTTAAAATGGTTTCAACAAGATGCCTACAGCCAAAGGCTCCAATATCTGTatcatctctatctctttgttTGCCTGAGGCACAAGAAAGCAAACCATCAAGAAGTAAAAAGAAACTTTATCGGAAAAATATAGCTGTAAATAGACCACTCCACGTTCAGAAGAGGCATTGTTTATCTCCTTCATTCACAGCTAAATGTGAGAAGTGCTCACACATAgaccaaaaataa